One genomic window of Desulfuromonas sp. AOP6 includes the following:
- the tkt gene encoding transketolase: MKNPDFKVPAVKASIDTLRLLSADMVEQANSGHPGTPMEAAPLAYLLFQRHLRHNPANPAWPGRDRFILSCGHASALLYSLLHLSGYDLSLDDLQNFRQLDSRTPGHPEFGHTPGVETTTGPLGQGFAVGVGMAMGARHLAQTIDTQLFDTRVYTICSDGDLMEGVASEAASLAGHLRLGNLISLYLDNRITIEGETDLAFSEEVATRFLAYGWQVQRVEGENLAEIDAAIEAAKKDPRPSLIIARTHIGFGAPTKQDTAEAHGAPLGANELAQTKRAFGRKPDGHFVIPASVRQHMGQAVRRGRAWELQWTRRFDRLNQSLHSPLTAWLQMREGGLPDGWGEDLPTFDPADGPLATRKASGIVLNALAARLPLLLGGSADLAPSNNTELKGEAAFRPGHSGRNIHFGVREHAMGAILNGLAHTDGLIPFGGTFLIFSEYMRPPMRLAAMMGLAPIYVFTHDSIGLGEDGPTHQPVEQLAALRAVPNLRVIRPGDANETAVAWHEAIAHRSGPTALILSRQNLPILDRGKLASAEGLRRGGYVLASEEGDLDILLLASGSEVSLALKARDMLQQQGKGTRVVSLPCWELFEAQDETYRRQVLPPSCQRRLAVEAASPFGWERYVGLQGAVIGLDGYGASAPADQLFERFGFTAAQIAARALAL, from the coding sequence ATGAAAAATCCTGACTTCAAGGTCCCTGCTGTCAAGGCTTCTATCGACACCCTGCGCCTGCTATCGGCCGACATGGTGGAACAGGCCAACTCCGGCCATCCTGGCACCCCCATGGAGGCGGCGCCTCTGGCCTATCTCCTCTTTCAGCGCCACCTGCGGCATAACCCCGCGAATCCGGCCTGGCCGGGCCGGGACCGCTTCATCCTCTCCTGCGGGCACGCCTCCGCACTGCTCTACAGCCTGCTGCACCTGAGCGGCTACGACCTCTCTCTCGACGATCTCCAAAACTTCCGCCAACTCGACAGCCGCACCCCCGGCCACCCCGAATTCGGCCACACCCCCGGCGTCGAGACGACCACCGGACCCTTGGGGCAGGGCTTCGCCGTCGGCGTCGGCATGGCCATGGGAGCCCGCCACCTCGCGCAAACTATCGACACCCAGCTTTTCGATACCCGCGTCTACACCATCTGCTCCGACGGCGACCTTATGGAAGGGGTGGCGTCCGAGGCGGCGTCCCTGGCGGGGCATCTACGCCTGGGCAACCTCATCTCCCTCTACCTCGACAACCGCATCACCATCGAGGGGGAAACCGACCTGGCTTTCAGCGAAGAGGTCGCCACGCGTTTTCTCGCCTACGGCTGGCAGGTACAGCGGGTGGAAGGGGAGAATCTGGCCGAAATCGACGCGGCTATCGAGGCGGCCAAGAAGGATCCGCGACCGTCCCTCATTATCGCCCGCACCCATATCGGCTTCGGCGCTCCCACCAAGCAGGACACCGCCGAGGCCCACGGCGCTCCCCTCGGCGCCAACGAACTGGCGCAGACCAAGCGGGCCTTCGGCCGCAAGCCCGACGGGCACTTTGTCATCCCCGCCAGTGTGCGCCAGCACATGGGCCAGGCCGTCCGCCGCGGCCGCGCCTGGGAGCTTCAATGGACACGCCGCTTTGATCGCCTGAACCAGTCCCTGCATTCACCCCTGACGGCCTGGCTGCAGATGCGCGAAGGTGGCCTGCCAGACGGTTGGGGGGAGGATCTGCCGACCTTCGACCCTGCCGACGGCCCCTTGGCCACCCGCAAGGCTAGCGGCATCGTCCTTAACGCCCTGGCCGCCCGGCTCCCCCTGCTGTTAGGCGGCTCGGCCGACCTCGCCCCTTCCAACAACACCGAACTCAAGGGTGAGGCCGCCTTTCGCCCCGGTCACAGCGGCCGCAATATTCACTTCGGCGTGCGGGAACACGCCATGGGAGCCATTCTCAACGGCCTCGCCCACACCGACGGCCTCATCCCCTTCGGCGGCACCTTTCTCATCTTCTCCGAATACATGCGACCGCCCATGCGCCTGGCCGCCATGATGGGGCTGGCCCCCATCTACGTCTTTACCCACGACTCCATCGGCCTTGGCGAGGACGGTCCCACCCACCAACCGGTGGAACAGCTCGCCGCCCTGCGGGCCGTGCCTAACCTCCGCGTCATCCGTCCCGGCGACGCCAACGAAACGGCGGTCGCCTGGCACGAGGCCATCGCGCACCGAAGTGGTCCCACCGCCCTTATTCTCTCCCGCCAGAACCTGCCCATCCTGGACCGCGGCAAACTCGCTTCGGCAGAGGGGCTGCGGCGCGGCGGCTATGTACTGGCCTCGGAGGAAGGCGATCTCGATATACTGCTGCTGGCCAGCGGCTCGGAAGTCTCCCTCGCCTTGAAGGCCCGGGACATGTTGCAGCAACAAGGGAAGGGGACCCGGGTCGTCTCCCTGCCTTGCTGGGAGCTCTTCGAGGCCCAGGATGAAACCTACCGCCGGCAGGTGCTGCCGCCTTCCTGTCAGCGACGCCTCGCCGTGGAAGCAGCCAGCCCCTTCGGCTGGGAGCGCTACGTCGGCCTGCAGGGTGCTGTCATCGGCCTCGACGGCTACGGCGCCAGCGCCCCGGCTGACCAGCTTTTTGAGCGCTTCGGTTTCACGGCGGCCCAGATCGCCGCCCGCGCCCTGGCCCTGTAA
- a CDS encoding DUF2931 family protein, with protein sequence MTRRRIFYLLGAALISAALLAVASNRATEIRYFTVGLSTTAGNRIHVERTIFDNEWWAAGGEVQGCWQEAGPTTGIFDKRMPRVARVRWHQLKEGMSYEATVQLDEDLARQAQRLPAVTAHHDSSTIKKIYLIIGMEPNGNVTVWLSNAPHENNLRGRVLHVVGEAQAVAGPPGVPAQ encoded by the coding sequence ATGACGAGGCGCCGAATATTTTACCTTCTCGGAGCGGCCCTCATCAGTGCCGCTCTTCTGGCTGTAGCGAGTAATCGCGCCACAGAGATCCGTTACTTCACCGTTGGTCTGTCAACCACAGCAGGCAACCGCATCCATGTTGAGAGAACTATTTTTGATAATGAATGGTGGGCTGCGGGTGGCGAGGTGCAGGGCTGTTGGCAAGAAGCTGGGCCTACCACCGGCATCTTTGATAAACGCATGCCTCGGGTGGCACGGGTACGGTGGCATCAATTGAAGGAAGGGATGAGTTATGAGGCGACCGTTCAGTTGGATGAGGATTTGGCGCGACAGGCACAAAGGCTTCCAGCAGTAACTGCTCATCACGACAGCAGCACGATTAAAAAGATTTATCTCATTATCGGTATGGAACCCAATGGCAACGTGACGGTATGGCTATCAAATGCTCCTCACGAAAACAATCTTCGCGGCCGTGTCCTGCATGTGGTGGGCGAAGCGCAGGCGGTGGCAGGTCCTCCAGGCGTGCCGGCGCAATAG
- a CDS encoding DUF2931 family protein, which produces MTFNRNRFLCLGLSFAMLGMVVLAGCRAELFRSFTVGLSTPSGNHIYVERVVFDNEWWAAGGDINCCWEQAGSATGIFDKRMPRVARVRWHQLKEGMSYEATVQLDEDLARQARKMPGYTRISDGRKFKDSPTLVVGMRPDGKVIIWLTNARSENNVRGRVLHVVGEAQAVAGPPGVPLQ; this is translated from the coding sequence ATGACTTTCAATAGAAACAGGTTCCTTTGTTTGGGGTTGTCTTTTGCCATGCTCGGCATGGTTGTCCTAGCCGGCTGTCGTGCTGAACTATTTCGATCGTTCACCGTTGGGTTGTCGACGCCATCCGGTAATCACATATATGTTGAACGGGTAGTTTTTGACAATGAATGGTGGGCGGCCGGAGGAGACATTAATTGCTGTTGGGAGCAAGCAGGGTCAGCCACCGGCATCTTTGACAAACGCATGCCTCGGGTTGCGCGGGTACGGTGGCATCAGTTGAAGGAAGGGATGAGTTATGAGGCGACCGTTCAGTTGGATGAGGATTTGGCGCGACAGGCGCGAAAAATGCCTGGTTACACCCGCATCTCCGATGGCCGAAAGTTCAAAGATTCTCCTACCTTGGTTGTAGGGATGAGACCTGATGGGAAGGTGATCATTTGGTTGACGAATGCCCGATCTGAAAACAACGTCCGCGGTCGAGTCCTGCATGTGGTAGGCGAAGCGCAGGCGGTGGCAGGTCCTCCAGGTGTGCCGCTGCAATAG
- a CDS encoding SH3 domain-containing protein: MPYVRNMIAMAFLVLLTLPLAAAAETRYVSDQLVVTIRQQPADQAEVITTLRTDTPLEVLADQGRYLLVQTPAGEKGYVQSQYITSDLPKPIVIDRLQKERAQLQQKLAAAEKAREAAISELQKIKTTLATESQTTEQQVTELKSALAQARSELQEATERYDTLLANSREIVNITNARNQLEEDNARLSAEIEAIRQENKSLLTTGMIQWFLAGGGVFLIGWLVGKLSRKRRSF; encoded by the coding sequence ATGCCGTATGTGCGTAATATGATCGCAATGGCTTTTCTTGTTCTGCTGACACTGCCCCTGGCGGCAGCAGCGGAAACCCGCTACGTCTCCGATCAACTCGTCGTTACCATCCGCCAGCAGCCAGCCGATCAGGCCGAGGTAATCACCACGCTGCGCACGGATACGCCACTGGAAGTCCTGGCTGATCAGGGACGCTATCTTCTGGTTCAGACCCCTGCCGGGGAAAAAGGCTACGTGCAGAGCCAATACATTACCAGTGACCTGCCCAAACCCATTGTGATTGACCGGCTGCAAAAGGAAAGGGCGCAGCTCCAGCAAAAGCTGGCAGCGGCCGAAAAAGCCCGCGAGGCTGCCATAAGCGAGCTCCAAAAAATCAAGACAACCCTGGCGACGGAAAGCCAGACGACCGAACAGCAGGTGACCGAGCTGAAGTCCGCCCTGGCCCAGGCTCGCAGCGAACTGCAGGAGGCCACCGAGCGCTACGATACTCTGCTGGCCAATTCGCGCGAAATCGTCAACATTACCAACGCCCGCAACCAGCTGGAAGAGGACAACGCCCGTCTTAGCGCCGAGATCGAGGCGATTCGCCAGGAGAATAAGTCGCTGCTGACCACCGGCATGATTCAGTGGTTCCTGGCCGGTGGTGGCGTTTTTCTGATTGGCTGGCTGGTTGGAAAACTCTCCCGCAAGAGAAGAAGCTTCTGA
- a CDS encoding DUF2235 domain-containing protein yields the protein MTSRWARDSRSWGQPDNFGRWDDPGKPRKFDLYGFDEEGFDPFGRDRFGRTNAQRDPWSDDTLSDPTPWRGIAIETLSIELTRQLHPHYRDWIVIDPEKIRYQRLGENTRLFVEGKKGWESVDSFRCLGIGQKHYAVTRRLTRRTFGGGGSFGSNSCLNFSYAEPPAPPVSFAPITDTGAVARHSLDVEILPGVQATEGRLILSGSQNYHIQRAVSAATAGIQNTRFGNLAEKGSYSLKAAWGANKKTLFESVPFDTLITPGRLRDRLSPDVDEGARLYLLDHRLRGERPLLRAGWEAPQFGIFADGTGNNGHNDMASETKAPTNVTKLHDLYPHIDGGLVNRYYLDGIGTRTGEEAGFFDLLDQGIAYSFGKRVAEALEAMRLFFFNFPLASFGYVDLFGFSRGSAITRALVNCIHHLNDTDPAYWGGLRVVVRFVGLFDTVGSVGLPGNNINDNPISNAGMPCSINLDLHPQTARAVYHLTAQDEQRRNFPLSSLRSADGSLPTHFVEEAMPGAHADVGGGYRNGEEVLYLPSQQFTWLRPEERDRQMAQTLKAYRQQYPVPGLEIEARIQWEGAHHSPWRRSIVTFCGRRMVRDELAHVALERMHAAALNHGVPLLPLAKLPSKSHAYRVPVELSAMVKQAEQAGPGSAPYDALYRDYIHHSHRYRSGGEGGEGLANQINAHDSNPGGRTVFANEPERGNFQKDPWQEASQNQQGVCI from the coding sequence ATGACCAGCAGGTGGGCAAGGGACAGTCGTTCTTGGGGACAACCAGACAATTTCGGCCGATGGGATGATCCAGGGAAACCGCGCAAGTTCGACCTGTACGGCTTCGATGAAGAAGGTTTCGACCCATTCGGCCGCGACAGATTCGGCCGCACCAACGCCCAGCGTGATCCGTGGTCCGACGACACCCTTTCCGATCCAACTCCCTGGCGCGGCATCGCTATCGAGACCCTTTCCATTGAGTTGACCCGTCAGCTTCATCCCCACTACCGCGACTGGATCGTCATTGATCCGGAAAAAATCCGTTACCAGCGCCTTGGTGAGAATACCCGGCTCTTTGTCGAAGGGAAAAAAGGCTGGGAGTCCGTTGATTCTTTCCGTTGTCTCGGTATTGGCCAGAAGCATTACGCCGTCACCCGCCGTCTGACCCGGCGCACCTTCGGAGGCGGCGGTTCCTTTGGCTCCAACTCCTGTCTCAATTTCTCTTACGCAGAGCCGCCAGCGCCGCCCGTGAGCTTTGCGCCCATCACGGATACCGGCGCGGTCGCCCGCCACAGCCTCGATGTGGAGATCCTACCCGGCGTACAGGCCACAGAAGGGCGACTGATTCTCTCCGGCAGTCAGAACTACCACATCCAGCGTGCGGTGAGCGCGGCTACGGCAGGGATTCAAAACACCCGTTTCGGCAACCTGGCCGAGAAGGGTTCCTATTCCCTCAAAGCCGCCTGGGGTGCAAATAAAAAGACACTGTTCGAGAGCGTGCCTTTCGACACCCTGATCACGCCGGGTAGGCTACGCGATCGGCTTTCCCCGGATGTCGACGAGGGCGCCAGGCTTTACCTTCTTGATCATCGCCTAAGAGGCGAGCGCCCGCTCCTTAGGGCCGGCTGGGAGGCGCCGCAGTTCGGCATTTTCGCCGATGGCACCGGTAACAACGGGCACAACGACATGGCAAGCGAGACCAAGGCGCCGACCAATGTGACCAAGCTACATGATTTGTATCCGCATATTGATGGAGGCCTGGTCAATCGGTACTACCTCGATGGCATCGGCACCCGCACGGGGGAGGAGGCCGGTTTTTTCGACCTGCTTGATCAGGGGATCGCCTACAGTTTTGGCAAGCGGGTTGCTGAGGCGCTTGAGGCAATGCGCCTGTTCTTTTTTAATTTCCCTCTGGCCTCCTTCGGGTACGTGGACCTGTTCGGTTTCAGCCGGGGCAGTGCCATCACCCGTGCCCTGGTCAATTGCATCCACCACCTCAATGACACCGATCCCGCCTATTGGGGAGGCCTACGGGTGGTAGTGCGTTTTGTCGGGCTCTTCGACACCGTCGGTTCCGTGGGATTGCCGGGCAACAACATCAACGACAATCCCATCTCCAACGCGGGCATGCCCTGTTCGATCAACCTCGACCTTCATCCTCAGACGGCACGCGCCGTCTATCATCTCACCGCCCAGGACGAGCAGCGCCGGAATTTCCCCCTCTCCTCGCTTCGCAGTGCCGACGGCAGCCTGCCGACGCACTTTGTCGAAGAAGCCATGCCCGGCGCTCACGCCGATGTAGGCGGCGGCTATCGAAACGGAGAAGAGGTCCTCTATCTTCCTTCCCAGCAGTTTACCTGGCTGCGTCCGGAAGAGCGCGATCGACAGATGGCTCAGACCCTGAAGGCATACCGCCAGCAGTATCCGGTGCCGGGTCTGGAGATCGAGGCTCGGATTCAATGGGAAGGCGCCCATCATTCCCCTTGGCGGCGCAGCATCGTCACCTTTTGCGGCAGGCGCATGGTACGCGACGAACTGGCCCATGTCGCCCTGGAACGGATGCATGCGGCCGCATTAAACCACGGGGTGCCGCTGCTGCCATTGGCGAAACTACCCAGCAAAAGCCACGCCTACCGCGTGCCGGTTGAGCTGAGCGCGATGGTAAAGCAGGCTGAACAGGCCGGCCCGGGCAGCGCCCCTTACGATGCACTCTACAGGGATTATATCCACCACTCGCATAGATATCGAAGCGGCGGCGAAGGTGGCGAGGGCCTGGCGAATCAGATCAACGCTCACGATTCCAACCCCGGCGGCCGCACGGTCTTTGCCAACGAGCCGGAACGTGGAAACTTCCAGAAAGATCCCTGGCAGGAAGCCAGCCAAAATCAACAAGGGGTGTGTATATGA
- a CDS encoding DUF2931 family protein → MTKRRMVYALLILLVFTVIIVKRYPNDMFGALSIGLSTTAGNQIYVEKTIFDNEWWAMGGEIQGDWQHAGSITSVFDKRMPRVARVRWHQLKEGMSYEATVQLDEDLARQARKMPGYTRISDGRKFKDSPTLVVGMRPDGQVVVWLTNARSENNVRGRVLHVVGEAQAVAGPPGVPQQ, encoded by the coding sequence ATGACTAAAAGGCGAATGGTTTACGCTCTCCTGATACTTCTTGTTTTTACTGTAATTATTGTTAAACGATACCCCAATGACATGTTCGGGGCTCTCTCAATCGGGCTGTCGACCACAGCGGGCAACCAAATCTACGTCGAGAAAACAATCTTCGATAACGAATGGTGGGCCATGGGGGGTGAAATCCAGGGAGATTGGCAACATGCCGGATCAATCACCAGTGTCTTTGATAAACGCATGCCTCGGGTGGCGCGGGTACGGTGGCATCAGTTGAAGGAAGGGATGAGCTATGAGGCGACCGTTCAGTTGGATGAGGATTTGGCGCGACAGGCGCGAAAAATGCCTGGTTACACCCGCATCTCCGATGGCCGAAAGTTCAAGGATTCTCCTACCTTGGTTGTAGGGATGCGACCTGATGGGCAGGTTGTCGTTTGGTTGACTAATGCTCGCTCTGAAAACAACGTCCGCGGCCGAGTCCTGCATGTGGTAGGCGAAGCGCAGGCGGTGGCAGGCCCTCCAGGCGTGCCGCAGCAATAA
- a CDS encoding glutamate-cysteine ligase family protein, with protein MTTFIKPNLDHPIDSRQDLVAYLSRGVKPRRDWGIGAEMEKLVVDAETGRAASYPRIRALLELLLADGAWSGIYEGPNLIALKDASSSVTLEPGGQLELSGALCADIHCCQKGFSQHIDGIIRAGRTLGLRFLGLGVQPFSRLQEIGWVPKARYDIMGPYMQHTGDMGQRMMKQSAGLQVNFDYSSEEDCFRKLRLAFHLSPLFYALFANSPLMDGIPSGFLSTRGEIWARTDADRSGLVPRLLLPGATFNDYADYALDVPMYFIIRDGQYVDFTRERFTFRRYLADGFGPHRATLGDWDLHLSTLFPEARLRPHIEIRSADSLPSRATLAVAALVKGIFYDEQALADSLALFETVDTETFAILYRQSWRLGLQTPFGAGTLQTLALDILAIARDSLRRQRALDEEGQDETVYLQDVEEIAVTGKTLAERLLERWQGSHEDKLNALYAHCGF; from the coding sequence ATGACGACCTTCATCAAACCCAACCTGGATCACCCCATTGACTCCCGGCAAGACCTCGTCGCCTACCTGTCCCGCGGCGTCAAGCCACGGAGGGACTGGGGCATCGGCGCCGAGATGGAAAAGCTGGTGGTTGATGCCGAAACGGGTCGGGCCGCCTCCTATCCCCGTATTCGCGCCCTGCTCGAATTATTGCTGGCCGACGGTGCCTGGAGTGGCATTTACGAGGGGCCCAATCTCATCGCTCTGAAAGACGCTTCCTCATCGGTCACCCTGGAGCCGGGGGGTCAGCTGGAGCTTTCCGGCGCCCTCTGCGCCGATATCCACTGCTGCCAAAAAGGCTTTTCCCAGCATATCGACGGCATCATCCGCGCCGGTCGCACCCTCGGCCTGCGTTTTCTCGGACTGGGAGTACAGCCCTTCAGTCGCCTGCAGGAGATCGGCTGGGTTCCCAAGGCCCGCTACGATATCATGGGGCCCTACATGCAGCACACAGGCGATATGGGTCAGCGGATGATGAAGCAGAGCGCCGGCCTGCAGGTCAATTTCGACTACAGCAGTGAAGAAGACTGCTTTCGCAAGCTGCGCCTGGCCTTTCACCTTTCCCCTCTGTTCTACGCTCTTTTCGCCAATTCCCCTCTCATGGACGGCATCCCCAGCGGTTTTCTCTCCACTCGGGGCGAAATATGGGCCCGTACCGACGCCGACCGCAGCGGCCTGGTACCCCGCCTGCTCCTGCCGGGAGCCACCTTCAACGATTATGCCGACTACGCCCTTGACGTGCCGATGTATTTCATCATCCGCGACGGCCAGTATGTCGATTTCACCAGGGAGCGGTTCACCTTTCGCCGCTACCTCGCCGACGGCTTCGGCCCGCACCGCGCCACCCTCGGCGACTGGGACCTGCATCTCTCCACCCTCTTTCCCGAAGCACGCCTGCGGCCGCACATCGAAATCCGCTCCGCCGACAGCCTCCCTTCCCGGGCGACCCTGGCGGTGGCAGCCCTGGTCAAAGGGATCTTTTACGACGAGCAAGCCCTCGCCGACAGCCTGGCCCTTTTTGAAACGGTGGATACCGAGACCTTTGCCATCCTCTACCGCCAGTCCTGGCGCCTCGGCCTGCAAACCCCCTTTGGCGCCGGCACCCTGCAGACCCTGGCCCTGGATATTCTTGCCATCGCTCGCGACAGCCTGCGGCGGCAACGGGCTCTCGATGAGGAAGGCCAGGACGAAACCGTCTACCTGCAGGACGTCGAAGAGATCGCCGTTACGGGTAAAACCCTGGCAGAGCGCCTGCTGGAGCGCTGGCAGGGCTCCCACGAGGATAAGCTGAACGCGCTGTACGCCCATTGCGGCTTCTGA
- a CDS encoding pyridoxal phosphate-dependent aminotransferase, with protein MRNNIVHIGAGELTYEIRAIVEIAEKLNKLGMKTNMENIGDPIAKGEKIPDWMKKIVADLAMKDCSYGYCPTRGVLETREFLAELTNKRGKTQISADDILFFNGLGDAIQKVYGFLRREARVIGPSPTYSTHSSGEAAHAGQKPVSYRLDPDNNWYPDLDDLRLSVKYNPAISGILIINPDNPTGAVYPERILKEMIAIAKEYDLFIICDEIYHNIVYNGQSTKPISDLIGDVPAIAMKGISKEAPWPGARCGWIEVYNADKDPVFKQYVQSIVNSKMVEVCSTTLPQKAIPPIMSHPKYPAYLEERKGRYERYSNIAYDLLKEVPGIKVNRTNGAFYMSIVFEKGKLNDRQTLPIEIQDVKSLVENLVNQPGVSLDKRFVYYLLASTGICVVPISSFCTPELGFRITLLERNEKEFASIFERIGASITAYLQSAP; from the coding sequence ATGCGCAACAATATTGTGCACATCGGCGCCGGAGAACTGACCTACGAAATCCGGGCTATTGTCGAGATCGCCGAGAAACTGAACAAGCTCGGCATGAAAACGAACATGGAAAACATCGGCGACCCCATCGCCAAGGGTGAGAAGATCCCCGACTGGATGAAGAAGATCGTCGCCGACCTGGCCATGAAAGACTGTTCTTACGGTTACTGCCCGACCCGGGGCGTGCTGGAGACTCGCGAATTTCTCGCCGAATTGACCAACAAGCGTGGTAAAACCCAGATCAGCGCCGACGATATCCTCTTCTTCAACGGACTCGGCGACGCTATTCAGAAGGTCTACGGTTTCCTGCGCCGCGAAGCCCGCGTCATCGGCCCGTCGCCGACCTACTCCACCCACTCCTCCGGCGAAGCCGCCCATGCCGGGCAAAAGCCGGTCTCCTACAGACTTGATCCCGATAACAACTGGTACCCCGATCTTGACGATCTGCGCCTGTCGGTCAAATACAATCCGGCCATCTCCGGCATTCTCATCATCAACCCCGACAACCCCACGGGTGCGGTCTACCCGGAGCGCATCCTCAAGGAGATGATCGCCATCGCCAAAGAGTATGACCTCTTCATCATCTGTGACGAGATCTACCACAACATCGTCTACAACGGCCAGTCGACCAAGCCTATCTCCGACCTCATCGGCGACGTCCCCGCTATCGCCATGAAAGGGATCAGCAAGGAAGCACCCTGGCCGGGGGCACGCTGCGGCTGGATCGAGGTCTATAACGCCGATAAGGATCCCGTCTTCAAACAGTACGTGCAGAGCATCGTCAATTCCAAAATGGTCGAGGTCTGCTCCACCACGTTGCCGCAGAAAGCCATTCCGCCCATCATGAGCCACCCCAAGTATCCGGCCTATCTCGAGGAACGCAAGGGCCGCTACGAGAGATACTCCAACATCGCCTACGACCTGCTCAAGGAGGTTCCCGGCATCAAGGTCAACCGCACCAACGGCGCCTTTTACATGAGTATCGTCTTTGAAAAAGGCAAACTCAACGACCGCCAGACCCTGCCTATCGAAATCCAGGACGTCAAAAGCCTGGTGGAAAATCTGGTCAACCAACCGGGCGTTTCTCTGGACAAACGCTTTGTCTATTACCTGCTGGCATCGACGGGCATCTGCGTCGTCCCCATCTCTTCCTTCTGCACACCGGAATTGGGATTCCGCATCACCCTGCTGGAACGTAATGAAAAGGAATTCGCCAGCATATTTGAACGCATCGGCGCCAGCATCACCGCCTATCTGCAGTCCGCACCCTAA
- the cydB gene encoding cytochrome d ubiquinol oxidase subunit II: MFGNLAHSQLQQLWWIIVATVGALFLFMTFVQGGQTLLATAARTPEEKSLVINSIGRKWELTFTTLVLFGGAFFAAFPLFYATSFGGAYWVWMLILFTFIVQAVSFEYRRKPGNLLGTRTYDAFLFINGSVGLLLIGAAVATFFSGSNFQLSSYNSVTWQHPLRGLEAAFSLFNLSLGLFLVFLARILGAMYLLNHIHHDPLEERLRKAAFNNLLCALPFLLYFLARLLTIDGYAAEPQTGAITLVAGKYLHNLLAMPLVMTLLVAGLVLVVAAVVLTRFTARRGGIWLAGPGTVFVGLSLFFLAGFNHTAFYPSKFDLQSSLTIANASSSHYTLTAMSYVAIAVPFVLAYIAYVWRLMDARKLTVEDLQGEEAEDLY, from the coding sequence ATGTTCGGAAATCTTGCGCACAGCCAACTGCAACAGCTCTGGTGGATTATCGTGGCCACCGTGGGCGCCCTCTTTTTGTTCATGACCTTCGTACAGGGCGGCCAAACCCTGCTCGCCACCGCCGCCAGGACACCGGAGGAGAAATCCCTGGTCATCAACTCCATCGGCCGCAAATGGGAACTCACCTTTACCACCCTGGTGCTCTTTGGGGGGGCCTTTTTCGCCGCCTTTCCCCTTTTCTACGCCACCAGCTTCGGCGGAGCCTACTGGGTGTGGATGCTTATCCTCTTTACCTTCATTGTGCAGGCGGTCAGCTTTGAGTACCGTCGCAAGCCGGGCAACCTGTTGGGTACCAGAACTTACGACGCCTTTCTCTTCATCAACGGCAGTGTCGGCCTGCTGCTGATCGGGGCCGCCGTCGCCACCTTTTTCAGCGGCTCCAACTTCCAGCTCAGCTCCTACAACTCGGTTACCTGGCAGCATCCCCTGCGCGGCCTGGAAGCGGCCTTCAGTCTTTTCAACCTTTCGCTCGGCCTTTTTCTGGTTTTTCTGGCCCGCATTCTCGGCGCCATGTATCTGCTCAACCACATCCACCATGACCCCCTGGAGGAGCGTCTGCGCAAAGCAGCCTTCAATAATCTGTTGTGCGCCCTGCCTTTCCTCCTTTATTTCCTGGCTCGGCTCCTCACGATCGACGGCTATGCCGCTGAGCCGCAGACGGGGGCAATCACTCTCGTGGCCGGTAAGTATCTCCACAACCTGCTGGCCATGCCCCTGGTAATGACCCTGCTGGTGGCCGGGTTGGTTCTGGTGGTGGCCGCCGTGGTCCTCACCCGTTTCACCGCACGGCGCGGCGGCATCTGGCTCGCCGGCCCCGGAACGGTTTTTGTCGGCCTTTCCCTCTTTTTTCTGGCTGGCTTCAACCACACGGCCTTCTATCCTTCCAAGTTCGACCTGCAAAGCAGCCTGACCATCGCCAACGCTTCGAGCAGCCACTACACCCTGACGGCCATGAGTTATGTGGCCATCGCCGTCCCCTTCGTACTGGCCTACATTGCCTATGTCTGGCGACTGATGGACGCCCGAAAGCTCACGGTCGAAGATCTGCAGGGCGAAGAAGCCGAAGACCTTTACTAG